Below is a genomic region from Rosa chinensis cultivar Old Blush chromosome 5, RchiOBHm-V2, whole genome shotgun sequence.
AATATGTAGCCCAGACCAGGCCCAAACAGGGATCCCAAGCCCAAGCAATACTAATCCAGGGGGAAGCAAATCCGCAAACTGCCAATCGGGCCTGACCCAACTCCACTACAGCCACCGTCGGATCCGGCACAGGGCCGCTTCGCCGCTTTCGCCAGAACGCCTTCGCCGTCAACGTTATGTCATCTCCGACGCGCAATGGAGAACTGCCATCCCAGATCGGAACCCAGCCCCGAAGAAACGCCCTCTGCAACGCACCATGGAGAATCCAAGTTGGAGCACTCCAACCCAGATCGAGATCAGATGACCCAACCAAGGTCGGGTCGCTCCGAGCCCCCTGCCACGCCGCGTCGGACGCCTCCTCGCTTAGCCGCCGCCGAACCTGTGCTCTAAGCCGCCGGTTAGGCCTTCGAAGAGAATACCAGTACCAACCAACAGTCGCAGTCTTCCCCTCCATCACCTCTCTGACTTCCACCGCAATCACCCGGATCGGAACTTGATCAAGGGACCCGGCCTCACGCCTGACCCACATGGAGTCAACAATGGCCTGTCCGACGACGGCGTAAGGGCACGCCGCCGGACAGGGGGGAACTTGCGTTGAAACTCTCAGGCGCGTGCAAGCGCGTTCTTTGAGAGAAAAGGTCTTTTTGCCTAATATTTCCTTTCTAATTCAAACATAAACCCTAATAAATCATTCTATAATAgtttggaaaggaaaataaatcattttcctattTCGACATTCCTGCCAACCAAACGGGGCCTAAGTATAAATATCAGGTTTCAAGGGTAAACAaaacacaactcttcaatcaactaatctctcaGATTATCCAAAGTCTCTCAGGAGCAATCTACCTTCAACGTCAGTTGAACTAGCGAAGCCAGGGTCACCCCTTAGCAAGCGAAACTAAAgttacgctttagcaaaacctatgttttctcctacttcccggtgattgctctgcttaatgTACAACGGTGAGTATCGACTCggtgacgcaagagatcacactCAAAGTCCTTATCCATAAGGCAGAAGTCCTTATCCATAAGGTAGAAGAAAGAACCCTGTgacaaggttggtgctctccttgcCCACAGCGTTTGTGAAGAAATCAGGTCAAGGGAAACCCCGACGACTACACCGCACGGTGTTGGCATGCTCACGCATTAAAAGAGACTGTTTACTTGCCAAACTAGGACAGAGCCAAACAAGAAGGACCAGTGAACCTGAAATAACTTATGCAGAACCAGTGGATAATCTTCTGGAGCACCTCTTGGACCCATGGCAAAGAACCATTGTTCAGACTCTTCCCGACTGTGGTTCTTAAATGTAAATTGAAGTTGGTCTTTGCATCACATGTAAAACGATGAAACGTAAACTTCTTGCATTCTGCGGTTCTGAAAAGAagataaaatttttttttttaaaaataaaaaattcaagaaGCTTTGGTATGACATGCATGGTTTTTTCAAAACTAAGAACTCCCATTATCCTTCCTTCACTTATCTAATAACAAGATCGAAAAGACGCTCTGATCACCACTGTCCTTATCTTTTTCGCGTAAAAGCAACAATCGCGCAGTTGTATCAGAATGTGCGAGCAAAGACGATGCGTCTGATTTGTTCCTTAAGATTAGACCTCATCAAAATATAAAGCAACAAACATATACATATAGACGGCAACTTTAGTCTCTCCAGAGGGCGAGACGTACGACTTGTCAATTTCAAATGTTATCTAGCCAGCTCTTAAATAAAATCTCTATGTGTCATCCTGTGGTTCTGGTAATGACTAATGAGACCTAAAGCTACTTTAAAGGGTGTCTGAACACTCGGACTGTTTCTAATTGTGAATAGGGTGCTCTTGACGTTTTCTGTATATGGGTCCTGGAAAGGACAAACGAATTGAAACCATATGAGCGAAGATTAAAGTTAGTTACACTCATGGATAAAGGAAACTACCATATAAAGAACCCAGATATTTTTTTTAAGCACGTGCAGAAACTGGGAATATAACCGGCCAATCAATGCTTGATCAGCCTTGATCAATCGTCTGCTAGATTGGATAAGATTAAGGAGGAGTGGGTTACTTTGTATAGTTTGCATGATAAGCTCAATGAGAAAGTGATAGGCAGGAGGTACCAGATAGCAGCATCATCATTCACGGTACTACTGTACTTGGTAAGTAGTTGATGTTGTTTTAAGCTCAGGTTAGGGTCTGTTGTTGTTTTGGTTTCATCCATCTTTCAGTTCTCATTCTCTGCTggagaaggaaagaaagaggAAGGGAGAACTGTGAAGAAGAATGTATCCACTCGATCTTAATTAGTTTTtagtctaatttttttttttccttcatcccCATTTCTCACGTTCATTCTCTCgttcttcttttatttcttctcGATCTTTAACTAAAAAGTTTTAGTAAGAAAATATTACCCCATTCATCCCTAGCTAGTATATAAGTGGAGAAGAATAAAACCTTTAATTTATTCATTCAACTACTTATTAATTGACTAAAATTGTATGTATACAGTAATATATCCAAGGATGTTTGGCAAGCCACCCTACTCTAATGTAGTGTATCTCTTTGAATTTGTttataatatttttcttaaaagTGTATTAAGCAAGATGTTTGTAAGAGTAGAAAAAACGTTGAAAGATTTAATTAGGAATATAAAAGTAAGTCAACAAATAACCAAACAATAATTAGGATGAGGATAAAATGCACAAAATAAACTTTGCGTGTGAACTTCATGTCCTCAGCTTTAGAAGAAAATATTCGCATTTCTCATGATATTGTCCAAGACTCTAAGTAGGGTTTCGGTTTGTAGTTTTGGTCAGAAGTCTAAGTAGGGTTTGTGAAAGCCGAAAAAAACACAGTGGTGAACTAACCAGCTAGGTTTGTGTGTTTCCATCTGTGCAAACTAACGGTCAATGAAGGTGGTGCGCACGTAGGGACCACGTTACCTGTGAAATCTGCATAAACTTTTTTCAGTAACAGCATAGCATCTAATCATATATAATGTTTTGCTTTTATTTCACCTTTCACCTTTCGCTTTCTTTCTGCAACGAAATTGATGAGAGACCAACATCAGTTTATAAGTTTTTGATATAtatcatcaccatcaccatatGGTGTTATAATTTGCAGGTGGGAAATTGCGGTTCCTGTTACTGGAGGTTAATTGGTACAGCCAGCTAGCTTAGCAGCCTTAGCTTGGCTAGGCTATAGCCTCGTTCTGTTCATGGATCAGCAGCAGTACCCTAGTAGTAGTTCATCTAGAACTGACAGAAAAACCATTGAGAAAAACAGGAGGAATCAGATGAAAGCCCTATACTCCGAGCTCAACTCTCTTCTACCCCATCAACGCTCAAgggtctctctctgtctctctgtctctctcgctctctccccCCTCTTGTATGTGTAATGTGGTGTCAGATCTAGGCATTTTTCTTAAGAATGGCCGTTCTCTCATCTCCTCTTATTCATGCCTCTTGTAAAGTCTCCTTGAGACATTTCTATAACACTTTGCCATATTTGGATCCGGTGTTGTGTGTTTGCAAGTACATAGCTAAGGTGcacttaattattttgttaatgggattccttgtttctttcttctttttttttttttttttgcaggaaGTGACTTCTTTGCCAGATCAAATAGATGAAGCTGTGAACTACATCAAGAAGTTGCAGACCAACTTGGAGAAAATGAGGGAGAAGAAAGACAGCCAAATGGGAGTAGAGCGGATCACCATTAACAATAATGGAGGTTCTCGTAGGGGAGTAAATGGTGGCGGGTTAAGATTACCTCAGATCGAGATTCGTGAAATGGGTTCTGTTCTAGATGTTGTTCTGATAACTGGATTGGATTTTCAATTCATGTTTGAGGGGTCGATTCGTATGCTTCTTGAAGAGGGAGCTGACATTGTAAATGCCAGTTTCTCAGTTGTTGAAGATACCATTTTCCACACCATACATTCTAAGGTAAGTAAAAATTGACAGAATTTTTGAAACCTGACACTTCAATTAACTCAATTAATTAGCATGATATTACTTCATTAATCTATTATCTATATGACTTCGTTCTTGATCATGAATAGATCGGCGAGTCTGCACCAGGCCCGGTAGCTGCAAGGATATCCGACAGACTAAGAAAGTTTGTGAACGAAGCTAGTACTACTGCATTTTGAAGCCCCTACATGATCAGTCACGTACTGTTGCAATATATGTATTAGAGACATTTCTATGTATCAAATCTTATTGTAAGTCGTTTATATGTTTCCTCGGCTGCTAGTGATCTGTAGCTTTACTCTACTGGCTAGCTAGTGCTATGCTATATATTGAAGTTAATTTTCGTAGTAGAAATTAGCAAGGGTGATCTGAAGCTTTGTTGACCAATTCATTTTTTCCCCAGCTGGTACTATATATATTCAGAAGAAAGCTTGACAAACCTACAAATCTATTCACAGAACTGTAATATATACAATGAAATAATAGAGACGCCATGAATGACATTAGTTCTCTATGGTTTTGGTTACAGAAGAAAACGAATAAGAAATCAAGCTCAGAGAAAGAAGAACGAGGCTCATTATATTTTTAATATGTCATCGAAACTGATTAACAGAACCATATAGGATTACAACACGTGTCGCCATCCTGCTGTCGATCTGTATAAGCTTTGGTGAAGGGGAGTGCTGACTTTTCTTCATACTTTGACTCTcaacatatatgtatatttctTGATTAAATCTATattagaaaggaaaaaaaaatcgagATGATTCTCTACTTACGCAACAAGATAAGGAAGAAGTGTGGACACAGAGTTCTTCGTGTTCTAATTATTAGGTCTTCTTCCATGTGTTCTGTAAGTACTTGTGTAACAAGTCCTTTATGCATGGGCATAAAGtttttatatatgtttataCTACACATGCATACTTATGTTTATGAAGTTGTTAATAATACTCCAGAAATGTCTTTGCTATTTGACTTTAGACCAAAGAACGAGGAACTCAGCTAGATATTTGAGTATCACATGATGATCTATGAAAATATTTGTCATTTGTGATCGAGTTTACTCTCATTGGTGATTCTTAAAATGAGATCATGTAATAAACCAAGTACCGTACCATATCCCAGCACCAAAGAACTGAAGGATATCACGGCAATGAAACTAGAAAACCCTAATAAAGCAGAGTGATCAAACTCAACACTTACATAAATTCAATatatcctttcaaaaaaaatatttattcaatatatatatatatatatatatatatatatatatatatatatatgatgtcgTCCAAGTGGATGATGATGACATCAACAAGGGGGGTACTCATTAGTCACTTGTTATGAGGTGGCAAAAGGTGGTGTGGTTTTGTGGGAAATTAACACATGGCAACAAGGCCATTAATAGTTGATGGACACATGGCAAATTTTATAGCTTATCAACCATCATCTCCGTACATTCTTTTCCtcgctttctctctctaaaacttcAGCGGATCATAAGTTTTGATCCGTAACTCTGATTCTGATCTGGACAAATATACAAATTCGTCCTGATGTTCTCTTTCTATCGATGGAGGTTTGAGTTAGATCAAATTGTTATTTCTAGAAAACTCGTATCAGGAGGCTCAGTTTACTATCAGTATTCAGGGAGACGATTAGTATTGTCGAGAATGACAAGGATTTAGAATGCTAATCGCAATGTTATTAATTTTGAGCAGTGTTGGATTTGAAGCTTGGATTCTAGGTAGAGTCGCTTGGGGAACCTTTTCAATTTTGGTGATTAAGGATAAACAAGATGACTAACAAAAAGGGAATGTGGATTGAATTGTTACTAGGTGTTAGATCATATATTCGCAACATCTAGAGTCACCCTTGTTGGTAAAATACACGATATGGGATGTGCAGGCGCTCTTGTTTTGATATATGGACTAATTAACGGGTAATTAAGTGGAGTTCATTTGACATGCTTCGAttctattatttatttttgtaagaATTTTTTGATAACTTGATTCTGACGTCTAGAGAATAATGACTTAAAAAGGTTTGACCCTACTGAGCGTAAGCTCGCCCCTATAGACTTTTGTTCAGGCGTGACACGAGTTTCAATAATGACTAAGCGAAACGAGCCTAGAAGGAAGAGTTTATTTACATTCTTCTTTGTAACACGAGCTCACACCTCGGATTTGGCATTAGGTGCTTAAAATTCACTGACACCGGGTATGGGGCGTGACATATGAGGCTCGTTCTAAAGAGGACCTCtttactttaagaatttgagaatttttactattttacactaGTATGTGATCTAATTCAATGATTTAAACCGTTGATAATTTAAATTCTTATGCAAGAATTGttctacaaaaaatcaaccaaatatataatcatttggtcatttGAAATTGTATGCACAAATGTAGTATgttagataaaaataaaaagaatattgTACTAAGCAAATGGTTAAACGTTTTCAGATTTGCTAATTTTTTTAGGATTCATGTGTATATAACTAGAGAATAAATTGTTTAGAATATTAAACTACacgttaaaaataaaaacattctcACATTTCAAGTTAAGGAGGTTCTCTCTAGATCCTcctttaaaaaaatgaattcagagagaTTAAAATTTTCCCTCAACTAGATGTGATGAGATCGGACACAACGAAGGGTCtgacaaagagaaaaagaaagttctTTTGCATTATGCACAATTGCACATATGGGGTGTTGATGTATTCACTGGAAACCCTAAAAGCTTCAACACAAGAGTTCGTACATTTAATGGCCCATTCTACACAGATTGACTAAACGGAACTCAGTCTAGCAAAGAGAATGTCTCTTGGCCCAATACAATCTTCTAACAGCCCAAACACAAAGGTTTAATATAAATACAAAAGCATACACAAGCTAAGGCTTAATCCCAAACCCAAACGATAGTGAAGAAATTTGCACTGTCAACACAAAGCCAATCAGGCGACCAACTCTCTCTGAAACCTTAAAGTTCCATGCTCACTTTCGAAGCTTTACCTAAACAGATGACAGAATTATTAAGAGCATATTCCCAATATAGCTAATTagctatttgtgtgtgtgtgtgtattatataTGGTAAAAACGATGCCAGCCAATTCATGCCATTAAAACATTACAATGTGGCATTAGTTTTCACCACTAATTTTCATCTGTTTTGGTTGGGACAGGTTATAATTTGTCAAGCCCAATTTTtgtcttgttttcttttcctttccattGGTTCTAATTCTCATACTCTTAGATTCTGCTCGAATGTTTTTCAGTAAACACTTTCAACTATGTGATTATTTTGATGACCAATTAGTCATTGTTTTTCTTGCTATTTCCTCTTCAATGTTaaataaaatttgaatattcATCTTCAAAAGTAAAGAAatcaaaagtaaagaaaaactcAATTCCAATGAACTACAACATATCACTTGCAAATGAGACTACTGATCTAACACAAAGTGGTCTTCTAACCTGGTATATCAGAATCTGGTGAAAAACCTTGAGCGCATTGGTCCTGATATATAGATAAGGTGCAGATTTCGCAAAACCGATTAGTACATGGTAATGAAATGTCTGACAATGTTCACAAGGAAACAGTCTTAATCATAAGATCGCTACTCCAGGCTCCAGTCTTAATCACAGGGCATGCATGAATGTACATTATACTTggaaaattgaaaggaaaaatttCTAAATTGTATAAAGGATTAAAGGATCGATATTTGCTTCTAGAATAGCTAAATCATGCAGATTaaaccttttttctttcttttttttcttttttaatttgagcATACAATCTAATAACTTGTATACACATAAAATCTACTCCCATCTCAAATAATGCTTGAGAATCCGTAAGTCTAATGCGAAGTAATTTACCGAGATACATTACAAAAAAATGGCAAATAAGATAATTGTTTCACTCCTTTGTTATAGGTCCAATATTGTCTGACACAGTTTCAAAGTTTTGGTGTAGTACATTGTATGTAGGTAATTAGGTATTGAGTTCACAACTCTTAACTGTTGTTTTCTCATCCACATATATAACATATCAATAAGCATTTTATAAGGTAAAGTTTGCCATCAATTCCTTATTTCCTTAACAGCTTAAGCTTGTTTCACAATATTTGGAAGAACAATGATTCTCTAGAAACATTTAATTTATATGAGAGCGCTATTACGTACCCCTTTAGGAATGCAACTATATAGTTTGTATCAGAATTTAAGAGCATTAAGAAGCAACATTTTATAAGATGGCTGATATCTATTCGTTTGATCCAATTTGATGACTCACGATATATTGTATTTCATTAACCTTTCATAAGTTGAATGTGTTAAAATTCATGGTAAGGTTGATGAAAGCTGAAGAAATCTAGAAGAAAAGCTATGGAGGATTGGAGGCTattgagaatgaagaagaagaagaagaacgagagagagaaaagggaaaaactgATATTGATATTTTTCAACGTAGGTTTACAAAGATGACTCACACACATACAGTAAAGCATAAGTCCCTATTTATATTGACCATTTCTGTTGACTTTGACCCCATCCTCTTAACATCCTCCCTCAAACTAGTGCTGGGAGAGCCAAGCACTAGGTTACAGCAAAGTCCTTGGATAATAGTTTCAACCAGGAGGAATGAGTGGTAGTGCCTGACATAACATAGAATGAGAGGTCTGCCTACAATGCAGTAGAGTGCTATCCGGAATTGCAGAAACAAATGCCTTGTGATTGGTAATCGGATTCGAAGCTGGAGTGACCGTTAAAGGAGACTGAGTAAGGCTGGATAACTGAGGTGAAGCTGCAACTTTAGACGCAGGAGGAAGTTGAGAATTTCTGTGATAACATTTGTACGCAGAGTGACCAGGTTTGTACAAATTTGGCATACAACCAAAGAACTTGATGCCTCTTGCTATTGTTGAGAATTCCTATAATAACAGTTGTAAGCCCCATGACCTTGTTTCTCACAAATTTGACAAACAATGCTGCTATAAGTTTGACCACTAGTGTTGGTAATTCTCGGTCGAGGTTTACCTTTGTTTCCATCAAAGTTGTTATTAGGAAAGTGAGGATAAACATCACCTTGCTGTATATATCCATCATTGCTAGAAGTAAAGCCATCATTGTCTCCATTGTTGTTACAATTTCTGCTCTTGTCCTTATTAAAACTTCtgttgataccatgataaagtaatctgggattcacatccaaaaccaattggcaatagatggagtggcccaaacccttataaacccacatccaaaaccaactggtaatggatggagtggcccaaacccttataaacccataggcaaggtcccatttttcttatgtgggatgtatatattctcaacacgtccccgcacgtgtggcgaattttcaagccatacacgtggacaacttttgggtgacgGAGAGCCCGTgttctgataccatgataaagtaatctggagttcacatccaaaaccaattgacaatggatgaagtggcccaaactcttataaactcataagcaatgtcccatttttcccatgtgggatgtgaaagcttgaagaagaaaagcaagaaaaacaaggaaattgagagagaaagaaattaTATTAGAAGGTATATGCTCTGATACATTCGGAAAGAAGAACCTGCAACTATATATACCAAGTCCATGTGGTGCTAATTACACATTTACccttaacatcccccctcaaccTGATGGGAGAGGAACACTCATCAGGTTGcaacagaaacaaaacaaaaaattgaagtCAATAGAGGAGCACAGAGCACAGAGCACAGGGATGTTTATCTTATTCGGGTGGAATGAGTTGCTGTGATTGCTGCAGCCCCATATCATGACAGATCTTCCTACAATTCATTAATGGTCTATTTGGAGGAGTGGAGTGTAGCTGTGAAGAGCCTTGTATCAACACAGTGT
It encodes:
- the LOC112167147 gene encoding transcription factor bHLH162, yielding MDQQQYPSSSSSRTDRKTIEKNRRNQMKALYSELNSLLPHQRSREVTSLPDQIDEAVNYIKKLQTNLEKMREKKDSQMGVERITINNNGGSRRGVNGGGLRLPQIEIREMGSVLDVVLITGLDFQFMFEGSIRMLLEEGADIVNASFSVVEDTIFHTIHSKIGESAPGPVAARISDRLRKFVNEASTTAF